From the genome of Sulfolobales archaeon, one region includes:
- a CDS encoding DoxX family protein — protein sequence MVDASPYTAIFSTTQDITYISIAVFFLRIFVGALFIVHGLPKLAGPWRKPMRDGMAQLGIPGPLFDLVGVLEFLGGLALIIGFLTRIAAALLALEMIGTTIFYIARLYNAPIPRGYAEPMFKATKGYMFGWELDTVLLASCIALALIGPGVFSLDSLVSIFVR from the coding sequence ATGGTAGATGCATCCCCATATACAGCGATCTTCTCCACTACACAGGATATAACATATATATCCATAGCGGTCTTTTTCTTGAGAATCTTTGTAGGAGCACTATTCATAGTCCATGGACTCCCAAAGCTAGCCGGCCCATGGAGAAAACCTATGAGAGATGGGATGGCACAGCTAGGCATACCAGGACCTCTATTCGATCTTGTAGGTGTGCTTGAGTTTCTCGGAGGACTAGCTCTCATAATAGGTTTTCTAACTAGGATAGCAGCAGCACTCTTAGCCCTTGAGATGATTGGTACAACGATCTTCTATATAGCTAGGCTTTATAATGCACCAATTCCAAGGGGCTATGCAGAGCCCATGTTCAAAGCCACGAAAGGATATATGTTTGGGTGGGAGCTAGACACGGTTCTTTTAGCATCGTGCATAGCATTGGCACTAATAGGGCCAGGAGTCTTCTCATTAGATAGCCTAGTAAGCATTTTTGTAAGGTAG
- a CDS encoding NAD(P)-dependent oxidoreductase, which yields MVFTRILIFGGVGFIGANLVKRLAGKGYEIFVAHRGLRDAYRERLGRIIAENASLIEYRDPREAFEASKPEAIYNLVGEFFGSDREIIEANLGFVERLCSILKNYEGLFIHISAATVVGPRGDTIYEEESHLKGISPANIFDISKAEAERVIASNIRRWVIVRPTLVYGAYNAHPEWVRLVSMIMRGIAPLIRARISAIEVSELSEILLRAMELEKEYFFATECEPYNFNDFIDAMARALGRNPLKIPTPLWLARALAPKEIRRHMVFLNRVFSCDKMANLTGYRPRRRLYEGFEEMVKWILETSNIRRRKS from the coding sequence GTGGTTTTCACGAGGATATTGATATTTGGTGGTGTTGGTTTTATAGGCGCTAATCTAGTTAAGAGGCTTGCTGGGAAGGGGTACGAGATCTTTGTAGCCCATAGAGGGCTTAGAGATGCCTATAGAGAGAGGCTGGGGAGGATTATCGCTGAAAACGCCTCTCTCATAGAGTATAGAGATCCCAGGGAGGCTTTTGAGGCGTCGAAGCCAGAGGCTATATATAATTTGGTTGGTGAGTTCTTTGGGAGCGATAGAGAGATTATCGAGGCTAATCTCGGCTTTGTCGAGAGGCTCTGTAGCATTTTGAAGAACTATGAAGGTCTTTTCATACATATCTCCGCCGCTACTGTGGTAGGCCCTAGAGGCGATACGATATATGAGGAGGAGAGCCATCTTAAGGGTATAAGCCCTGCTAATATCTTTGATATTTCTAAGGCCGAGGCTGAGAGGGTTATTGCTAGCAATATTAGGAGATGGGTTATAGTGAGACCAACCCTGGTGTATGGAGCCTATAACGCCCATCCCGAGTGGGTTCGGCTAGTCTCGATGATTATGAGAGGTATAGCCCCATTGATAAGGGCGAGGATCTCCGCTATCGAGGTATCTGAGCTCTCAGAGATCCTTTTAAGAGCTATGGAGCTCGAAAAAGAATATTTCTTCGCAACCGAGTGTGAGCCGTATAACTTCAACGACTTTATAGACGCAATGGCTAGAGCCCTTGGGAGAAACCCTCTTAAAATCCCAACCCCCCTCTGGCTTGCAAGGGCCCTCGCGCCGAAGGAGATTAGAAGGCATATGGTGTTTCTAAATAGGGTTTTCTCATGCGATAAGATGGCTAATCTTACCGGCTATAGGCCTAGGAGGAGGCTATACGAGGGGTTTGAGGAGATGGTGAAATGGATCTTAGAGACTAGCAATATTAGAAGGAGGAAGAGTTAA
- a CDS encoding NAD(P)/FAD-dependent oxidoreductase has protein sequence MVVAIYIVGSYLIKILGLGPSGTALALSLGREVRAIDIHPRYYKACGEAVPVDTPMVSKKYVLSKIRRFSFYLEDRVIGEVSYASPKWYIVDKGSWISSMRERIKSSEDINGGISVDARGPYSSKGVKVNVIRAYVRGYRRNIDPETVYFIYEKGVAGFYWVFPHGEDLNVGGGFIGVRNPVPSLHRFLDRWLGGGSIVDLRGAPLTIEPEIDLGSQNIYRIGEAAGLVYPLTGEGIRPGIESAIALASALSSRKPLENYARSISRIVKQIEIQKKILRIAVKIIEGGGSISQLIDDSILRDYIEENISGRTLLTMISRRPGKAISLIAKILRI, from the coding sequence ATGGTTGTTGCTATATATATAGTGGGTAGCTATTTGATCAAGATCCTCGGTCTAGGCCCATCAGGCACAGCACTAGCACTATCACTTGGTAGAGAGGTAAGGGCTATCGATATTCATCCTAGATATTACAAGGCATGTGGCGAGGCTGTCCCAGTTGATACCCCTATGGTTAGCAAGAAATATGTGTTGAGCAAGATAAGGAGGTTCTCATTCTATCTAGAGGACAGGGTTATAGGGGAGGTCAGCTATGCGAGTCCAAAGTGGTATATAGTGGATAAGGGCTCCTGGATCTCCTCTATGAGGGAGAGGATCAAGAGCTCTGAAGATATCAATGGCGGGATCTCTGTAGATGCGAGGGGGCCATATTCAAGTAAGGGGGTGAAGGTGAATGTTATAAGGGCATATGTTAGAGGCTATAGAAGGAATATAGATCCTGAGACAGTGTATTTCATATATGAAAAGGGTGTTGCAGGCTTCTACTGGGTATTCCCCCATGGAGAGGATCTAAATGTTGGCGGTGGTTTCATAGGTGTTAGAAACCCCGTGCCCTCTCTCCATAGATTCCTGGATAGATGGCTTGGAGGGGGGTCTATAGTGGATCTCAGGGGAGCGCCTTTAACGATAGAGCCAGAGATAGATCTGGGGTCGCAGAATATATATAGAATCGGCGAGGCAGCGGGCCTCGTATACCCGCTAACTGGAGAGGGTATAAGGCCTGGGATAGAATCGGCTATAGCACTTGCATCAGCCCTCTCGAGTAGGAAGCCCCTTGAAAACTATGCAAGGTCCATATCTAGGATAGTCAAGCAGATAGAAATCCAGAAGAAGATCCTAAGAATAGCTGTTAAGATAATTGAGGGTGGGGGCTCTATATCCCAGTTGATAGATGATAGTATCCTGAGGGACTATATAGAGGAGAATATATCTGGAAGAACACTTCTAACCATGATCTCTAGGAGGCCTGGCAAGGCTATATCTCTGATAGCCAAGATACTTAGGATCTAA
- a CDS encoding PAC2 family protein, whose protein sequence is MERKGRRVRIILSEPLDAMRRNGELYLVTGFPGFGAVGYIATKYIVEALKLKRIGYVITKYMPDVVSIEGERSFSFPHEIYSKEGSGLVVLVNSVVPNIHERIEFAETIVRWSVENKISEILLIGGLDPSVRRSQEDLLRWTGNKWGKRELKEPTMDKGLIIVGPLAIILMFTEILGQPATVILPYAERERPDPRAASVAVKKISEILGMEIDIQDLIRHAETVEEIERKIREHIEMPEKRITGYHM, encoded by the coding sequence GTGGAGAGGAAGGGAAGAAGAGTAAGGATTATACTCTCGGAGCCTTTAGACGCTATGAGGAGGAATGGAGAGCTATACCTTGTAACAGGCTTCCCAGGCTTCGGTGCTGTTGGGTATATAGCTACTAAATATATCGTTGAGGCTCTAAAGCTAAAGAGGATAGGCTATGTTATAACTAAGTACATGCCAGATGTAGTATCTATAGAGGGTGAGAGGAGCTTTAGCTTTCCCCACGAGATCTATTCAAAAGAGGGGAGCGGCCTCGTGGTTCTAGTTAACAGTGTTGTGCCAAATATACATGAGAGGATAGAATTTGCGGAAACCATAGTTAGATGGAGTGTTGAGAATAAGATCAGCGAAATACTACTAATCGGAGGTCTCGATCCAAGCGTTAGAAGATCCCAAGAGGATCTCCTTAGATGGACGGGCAATAAGTGGGGTAAAAGGGAGCTTAAAGAGCCTACAATGGATAAAGGCCTAATAATAGTAGGCCCCCTAGCAATAATCCTAATGTTCACAGAGATCCTGGGGCAGCCGGCAACCGTTATCCTACCCTATGCGGAGAGGGAAAGACCAGATCCCAGGGCGGCCTCTGTAGCTGTTAAGAAGATCTCTGAGATCCTTGGTATGGAGATCGATATCCAAGATCTGATAAGACATGCCGAAACCGTCGAGGAGATCGAGAGGAAGATAAGAGAGCACATAGAGATGCCGGAAAAAAGGATCACTGGATATCACATGTAA
- a CDS encoding PUA domain-containing protein — MALRFIGIKIQGNRAIRALALYIFGFIMEYLLVEKPSQRLLRRLRAIADYQFFPGAGEALIPDNSRVLVSKNTGRIRAVLGEEGVIATIRASDYRFLLRFIGGAALHKASRFPTMRVVVVDEVADEIRKGGNLFAKHVLYIDEDLRPWDEVLIVDESDRLCGVGRLLLSPREILYFTKGVAAITREGEWWRGREEE; from the coding sequence GTGGCTCTAAGATTTATCGGAATAAAAATCCAGGGCAATAGAGCTATTAGAGCCCTGGCCCTATATATCTTTGGGTTTATAATGGAGTATCTGCTTGTTGAGAAGCCCTCGCAGAGGCTCTTGAGAAGACTAAGAGCTATAGCTGATTATCAGTTCTTCCCAGGTGCTGGTGAGGCCCTTATACCAGATAATTCCAGGGTTCTCGTGTCTAAGAATACTGGGAGGATCAGGGCTGTTCTTGGGGAGGAGGGTGTGATAGCTACTATAAGAGCCTCTGATTATAGGTTTCTCTTAAGATTTATAGGGGGAGCTGCTCTTCATAAAGCATCTAGATTCCCCACTATGAGAGTGGTTGTTGTTGATGAAGTTGCTGATGAGATTAGAAAGGGGGGTAACTTATTTGCGAAACACGTGCTCTATATCGATGAGGATCTCAGACCCTGGGACGAGGTGCTCATAGTAGATGAGTCTGATAGGCTCTGCGGTGTAGGCAGACTCCTTCTATCCCCCAGAGAGATTCTATATTTTACCAAGGGTGTAGCAGCTATCACTAGGGAGGGTGAGTGGTGGAGAGGAAGGGAAGAAGAGTAA
- a CDS encoding proteasome-activating nucleotidase has product MVEEESEYEEQRGYESGGDIDLERDLERYVRYLEKSVRELQIEKKTLLDELSQCRIELEKMLQPPLIEATLIDLLPDGRAIVKSSTGPNLIVNISPKIDPKSLKPGISVALNNRGSEIVEVLGFREDPFVTAMKLVEKPNTRYSDIGGLEEQIREIREVVELPLKNPDLFRRLGIEPPKGVLLYGPPGVGKTLLARAVAGETNATFIRLVASELAQKFIGEGARIVREVFALARKHAPSIVLIDEIDAIAAKRIDVGTSGEREIHRTLTQLLAELDGFDPLDNVKVIATTNRIDVLDPAILRPGRFDRIIYIPLPDKRARKEIFRVHTRKLNIKGNLDLDLLAEITEGASGADIKAICTEAGYIAIRAGRDYITQDDLVEAVKKVLGRKARENIAGEIPSDVSTIHKTTALTQHI; this is encoded by the coding sequence ATGGTAGAAGAGGAAAGCGAATATGAGGAGCAAAGAGGCTATGAGAGCGGAGGAGACATAGATCTTGAGAGAGATCTAGAGAGATATGTGAGGTATCTGGAGAAGTCAGTTAGAGAGCTTCAGATCGAGAAGAAAACCCTGCTAGATGAGCTCAGCCAATGTAGAATCGAGCTTGAGAAGATGCTACAACCACCTCTGATAGAGGCGACTCTCATAGATCTTCTACCAGATGGGAGAGCTATTGTTAAGAGCTCTACAGGCCCTAACCTAATTGTTAATATAAGCCCTAAGATAGATCCCAAGAGTCTTAAGCCAGGGATCTCTGTGGCGCTTAATAACAGGGGATCAGAGATCGTTGAGGTTCTAGGCTTCAGAGAAGATCCCTTTGTAACAGCTATGAAGCTAGTTGAGAAGCCCAATACGAGATACTCCGATATAGGGGGGTTAGAGGAGCAGATTAGAGAGATAAGGGAGGTTGTAGAGCTCCCCCTCAAAAACCCAGATCTATTTAGGAGGCTTGGGATAGAGCCTCCCAAGGGTGTTCTCCTCTATGGCCCCCCAGGTGTTGGAAAAACCCTTCTTGCAAGAGCCGTTGCTGGAGAAACGAACGCTACCTTTATAAGGCTAGTAGCATCTGAGCTTGCACAGAAATTCATAGGGGAGGGGGCGAGGATTGTGAGGGAGGTATTCGCATTGGCGAGGAAACATGCTCCCTCGATAGTTCTTATAGATGAGATAGATGCTATAGCTGCAAAGAGAATAGATGTTGGGACAAGTGGGGAGAGGGAGATCCATAGGACGTTAACACAGCTATTAGCAGAGCTAGACGGTTTCGACCCTCTAGATAATGTGAAGGTGATCGCAACCACAAATAGAATAGATGTGCTGGATCCAGCGATACTCAGGCCTGGTAGATTCGATAGAATTATATATATACCCCTACCAGATAAAAGGGCTAGAAAGGAGATCTTCAGGGTACATACTAGAAAGTTAAATATTAAGGGAAATCTAGATCTAGACTTACTCGCTGAAATAACAGAGGGAGCTTCAGGTGCAGATATAAAGGCGATATGCACAGAAGCAGGCTATATAGCCATAAGAGCTGGGAGGGACTATATAACACAAGATGATCTTGTAGAGGCGGTGAAAAAGGTTCTAGGGAGAAAGGCTAGGGAGAACATAGCTGGGGAGATCCCGTCAGATGTCAGCACGATACATAAAACTACAGCACTTACACAACATATATAG
- a CDS encoding molybdopterin molybdotransferase MoeA — MKYSVAEASHDPFEAIELYLKELGSLELGCEVVPVEDAYGRVLCEDIRAPISLPPFPRSLVDGFAVIYDDIAGASKDNPSKLKLLGRISVGEDASNIEVPRGGCYAVDTGSYVPLNTDLIIPYERTSIAGDYVFIYNPLPRGSNIAYPGSDIHRGFIIAKRGWRADERIISAIASAGVKSVKVYRRVRICIAATGNELQEPGGGLEPGKIYESNLEALSALLRSEGFEVHSLGILRDRADEIKEAITKGLEICDLLFITGGTSAGIEDYVYRAIEEMGRVIIRGIKYKPGKPLTLGVIRGKPVIGLPGNPVSVIMLIKTIMSKLLSRVRGEEDWLQMPLNGRGKLLRSVRGAEGRLTHIPSILIRGEKGLFILPWVLESYMISRLALADIFIEIPYDTQKRILKPMEEVEFRSLSHKPRAWIIEAGEILWGTGIVGDRLRLYTSREEALSWLEVGAVARVYICERIDLSEGRAVVRVLPDNTLEKYRVEVHRRSKLYRIPGFPHGTCYSEAVKSLISREGVERYLEIPVEFPEQAFEMFIDGYLDLAFSAERIS; from the coding sequence TTGAAATACTCTGTAGCCGAGGCTTCCCACGATCCTTTTGAAGCTATCGAGCTATACCTCAAAGAGCTAGGATCGTTAGAGCTTGGCTGCGAAGTAGTCCCTGTAGAAGATGCGTATGGCAGGGTGCTCTGTGAGGATATAAGAGCTCCTATCTCGTTACCCCCCTTCCCACGATCGTTGGTTGACGGCTTCGCTGTGATCTACGATGATATAGCTGGTGCTTCAAAAGATAATCCCTCAAAGCTCAAGCTACTGGGTAGGATATCTGTTGGAGAGGATGCAAGCAATATAGAAGTTCCGAGGGGAGGATGCTATGCTGTTGATACAGGCTCCTATGTACCTCTTAACACCGATCTTATAATCCCATATGAGCGTACATCCATAGCTGGCGATTATGTATTTATATATAACCCTCTCCCAAGGGGGAGCAACATAGCATATCCTGGGAGTGATATCCATAGAGGGTTTATAATAGCTAAGAGGGGGTGGAGGGCTGATGAAAGAATTATATCCGCCATTGCCTCGGCAGGGGTAAAAAGTGTTAAGGTGTATAGAAGGGTTAGGATATGCATCGCTGCTACAGGCAACGAGCTTCAAGAACCTGGAGGCGGGTTAGAACCTGGCAAGATCTATGAGTCTAACTTGGAAGCCCTCTCAGCACTCCTGAGATCTGAAGGCTTTGAAGTACATAGCCTAGGTATTCTAAGGGATAGGGCAGATGAGATAAAGGAGGCTATTACGAAGGGTCTCGAGATCTGCGATCTTCTATTTATAACGGGTGGCACATCAGCTGGTATAGAGGACTATGTATATAGAGCGATTGAGGAAATGGGTAGGGTTATTATAAGGGGGATCAAGTATAAGCCTGGAAAACCCCTCACCCTAGGGGTTATAAGGGGGAAACCAGTGATTGGGCTTCCTGGAAACCCTGTCTCTGTTATCATGCTTATAAAGACAATAATGTCAAAGCTTCTAAGTAGGGTAAGAGGTGAGGAGGATTGGCTCCAAATGCCTTTGAACGGTCGTGGAAAGCTTTTAAGAAGTGTTAGAGGGGCTGAGGGGAGGCTAACACATATTCCGAGCATCCTTATAAGGGGGGAGAAAGGGCTTTTTATATTGCCATGGGTTCTCGAGAGCTATATGATATCTAGGCTAGCACTTGCCGACATATTTATCGAGATACCATATGACACACAGAAAAGGATTTTGAAACCTATGGAGGAGGTGGAGTTTAGAAGCCTCAGCCATAAACCAAGGGCATGGATTATAGAGGCGGGGGAGATACTGTGGGGTACAGGTATAGTTGGTGATAGGCTTAGGCTATATACATCGAGAGAGGAGGCCCTATCATGGCTTGAAGTAGGGGCTGTGGCGAGGGTGTATATATGTGAGCGCATAGATCTCTCGGAGGGAAGGGCTGTGGTTAGAGTTCTACCAGATAATACCTTAGAAAAATACAGGGTTGAGGTGCATAGGCGTAGCAAGCTATATAGGATCCCAGGGTTCCCCCACGGCACATGCTATTCAGAGGCTGTGAAGAGCCTTATATCGAGAGAGGGGGTTGAGAGATATCTAGAGATCCCGGTAGAGTTTCCTGAGCAGGCCTTTGAAATGTTTATAGACGGGTATCTCGATCTCGCGTTTAGTGCGGAGCGGATAAGCTGA
- a CDS encoding alpha/beta fold hydrolase, whose protein sequence is MSYSEVVSIIEEIVRLPTYAVIGIAGGRRLIYLSTQEGSSDLYSLDLETGERIKITSGDRILGAAAHPDSSVFPYIVDTTPGKELSTIVFADSYTGKKIPVEGFKPSRITGLAFDGEKAAFSSVIEGGSGIWIARPGGTAELIHRVTSFIYVSSVRRDMIAGAGWLAGDARSSELFLLNISSRRFEIYTPRKGSTNSAPRIGEKGVLFESNYAGPQRLYVLDPGSMRLEPLRTSYRDHVRRRVVEHVYYDWMDGDKAWFLGKRDGRVYLFADGREIPLPPGYSGSAAYYKAKNIFILGRSSLRSPPSLIGVEPGGSTRVLASTRVSPRIARRIGRSYFVRIRSFDGLEIPTFVVESNAAPRPGPTVIYVHGGPWWEVADRWDIIISSLVASGYHVVAPNFRGSTGYGEEFRRLDIGDPGGGDLQDVVYAAKWAREVGLASKIAIFGYSYGGFMSVWATVREPDIWDAAVAGASVPDWEEMYELGDALFKQFALLLFDGKRELWKERSAINYAERLKAPICLIQPQNDTRTPLRPVLRYAQRLLELGKRFELHVIPDMGHYIADVRSAMEILLPGIMFLHKTLSK, encoded by the coding sequence TTGTCATACAGCGAGGTTGTCTCGATAATAGAGGAGATTGTTAGGCTACCTACATATGCTGTTATAGGAATTGCAGGTGGGCGGAGGCTGATCTATTTATCTACACAAGAGGGGTCTTCGGATCTATATTCGCTAGATCTAGAGACGGGCGAGAGGATCAAGATAACCAGCGGTGATAGGATTTTAGGGGCTGCAGCGCACCCCGACTCTAGTGTATTCCCATATATAGTTGATACAACACCTGGGAAGGAGCTATCTACAATTGTCTTCGCAGACTCCTATACAGGTAAGAAGATTCCTGTGGAGGGTTTTAAGCCATCTAGAATAACCGGGCTAGCCTTTGATGGGGAGAAGGCTGCCTTCTCATCTGTGATAGAGGGTGGGAGCGGCATCTGGATCGCAAGGCCTGGAGGCACTGCTGAGCTTATCCACAGAGTTACTAGCTTTATATATGTCTCGAGTGTTAGGAGAGATATGATTGCTGGTGCTGGGTGGTTAGCAGGTGATGCAAGATCTTCGGAGCTATTTCTTCTAAATATATCTAGCAGGAGATTCGAGATCTATACACCTAGGAAGGGCTCGACAAATAGCGCGCCGAGGATAGGTGAGAAGGGGGTTTTATTCGAATCAAACTATGCTGGCCCCCAAAGACTCTATGTACTTGATCCAGGTTCTATGAGGCTAGAGCCTCTCAGAACATCCTATAGAGATCATGTTAGACGTAGAGTAGTTGAGCATGTATACTACGACTGGATGGATGGGGATAAAGCGTGGTTCCTAGGTAAGAGGGATGGTAGGGTATATCTATTTGCGGATGGTAGAGAGATCCCATTGCCCCCAGGCTATAGCGGATCTGCAGCATATTATAAAGCTAAAAACATATTTATACTAGGCAGATCATCGCTGAGATCCCCGCCATCGCTTATAGGTGTTGAGCCAGGAGGCTCAACAAGGGTTCTTGCATCAACTAGGGTCTCTCCGAGGATTGCGAGGAGGATTGGGAGATCGTATTTCGTTAGAATCAGGAGCTTCGATGGTCTCGAGATACCTACCTTTGTTGTGGAGAGTAATGCAGCGCCTAGGCCAGGGCCCACTGTGATCTATGTTCATGGAGGGCCTTGGTGGGAGGTTGCTGATAGATGGGATATCATCATATCATCTCTCGTAGCTAGCGGATACCATGTTGTTGCGCCAAACTTTAGAGGCTCCACAGGATATGGTGAGGAGTTTAGGAGGCTAGATATAGGAGACCCTGGGGGAGGAGATCTACAGGATGTTGTGTACGCGGCTAAATGGGCGAGAGAGGTGGGGCTCGCAAGCAAGATAGCGATCTTTGGATATAGCTATGGAGGCTTCATGAGTGTCTGGGCAACTGTGAGGGAGCCAGATATATGGGACGCAGCTGTGGCTGGAGCATCTGTACCCGATTGGGAGGAGATGTATGAGCTGGGAGACGCATTGTTCAAGCAGTTCGCATTACTTCTATTCGATGGTAAGAGGGAGCTCTGGAAGGAGAGGTCTGCGATAAATTATGCTGAGAGGCTTAAAGCACCTATATGCCTTATACAGCCTCAAAACGATACAAGAACCCCTCTTAGACCTGTGCTAAGATATGCTCAAAGGCTTCTAGAGCTTGGAAAGAGGTTCGAGCTACATGTAATCCCTGATATGGGGCACTATATTGCGGATGTTAGAAGCGCTATGGAGATCCTATTACCCGGCATAATGTTCCTCCACAAAACCCTTTCTAAGTAA
- a CDS encoding ketopantoate reductase family protein produces MKYSIIGFGSIGTLVAYALNISGHIPYIVTRSRSNLKRVLVDPLGNIHEVYGEIVELGSDMWIDSDVIVICVKAYDIPHLIPILNRVSERAVVVTLQNGIGSYEAVMGIVGRARAAHLVLNHGAYRKDQNVVVWVGGSTSYIGSHGVPRSVLEEIALDLRILKVEVVDDINSYRWLKLAVNASINPITAILRSRNSVIVDNQWARYLAEAVVREIQELCRVLMIKLPRDPLEEVLEVARATGNNYSSMLMDLCERGRTEIDYINGYIVREGVKHGMRLIANEVLYYLVKAIEIQGVKCDKG; encoded by the coding sequence TTGAAATACTCGATAATAGGTTTTGGATCTATAGGGACGTTAGTAGCTTATGCTCTTAATATATCAGGCCATATACCCTATATAGTCACAAGGTCTAGATCAAATTTGAAGAGGGTCTTAGTGGATCCTTTAGGGAATATCCACGAGGTTTACGGAGAAATTGTTGAACTGGGTTCGGATATGTGGATCGATAGCGATGTAATAGTTATATGTGTAAAGGCATATGATATACCTCATCTAATCCCTATACTCAATAGGGTTTCAGAAAGAGCTGTTGTAGTTACCCTCCAAAACGGTATTGGCTCCTACGAAGCCGTTATGGGTATTGTTGGAAGGGCTAGAGCTGCACATCTAGTTCTCAATCACGGTGCGTATAGGAAGGATCAAAATGTGGTTGTATGGGTTGGAGGTTCAACTAGCTATATAGGATCCCATGGTGTTCCCCGCAGCGTTTTAGAAGAGATAGCATTAGATCTAAGGATTCTCAAGGTAGAGGTGGTGGATGATATAAATAGCTATAGATGGCTCAAGCTTGCTGTTAACGCCTCTATAAATCCCATAACAGCTATTCTGAGAAGCAGAAACTCTGTTATCGTTGATAACCAGTGGGCAAGATATCTAGCGGAAGCTGTGGTTAGAGAGATCCAGGAGCTATGTAGAGTACTTATGATTAAGCTGCCAAGAGATCCCTTGGAAGAGGTTTTAGAGGTTGCAAGGGCAACGGGTAATAACTACTCATCCATGCTAATGGATCTCTGTGAGCGCGGCCGTACCGAGATAGACTATATAAATGGCTATATAGTTCGAGAGGGTGTTAAGCATGGCATGAGGTTAATAGCTAATGAGGTTCTCTATTATCTAGTTAAGGCAATTGAGATTCAGGGGGTCAAGTGTGACAAGGGATGA
- the panB gene encoding 3-methyl-2-oxobutanoate hydroxymethyltransferase: MTRDERKKITPVDFVKAKRRGHRLVMVTAYDYYQARIADEAGVDGILVGDSLGMVVMGFSSTIPVTMGMIAHHLRAVLNARPRCLVVADMPFMSYEISREEAVRNAGKLIKRGADAVKVEGLEEVVDKVEAMVRSGIPVMGHVGLNPQRSLVTGLRIRGKKAEEAVEIIEASKALEEAGAFSIVIEYTASEIAEEITKRLSIPTICIGSGPHCDGQILVFHDLVGLNPSPPPFAKQYLRAYQLMLDALALYVKEVREGLFPGREMYWSMDPEELEKLKKALKERRSGDNTSLSSPP; encoded by the coding sequence GTGACAAGGGATGAGAGGAAGAAGATAACCCCGGTGGACTTTGTCAAGGCTAAGAGGAGGGGGCATAGATTGGTTATGGTGACCGCATATGATTATTACCAGGCTAGAATAGCAGATGAAGCGGGGGTTGATGGCATCCTTGTGGGGGATTCCCTTGGAATGGTTGTTATGGGCTTCAGCTCAACAATACCAGTCACAATGGGTATGATAGCACACCACCTCAGAGCAGTCCTCAACGCAAGGCCTAGATGCCTTGTAGTAGCTGATATGCCATTCATGAGCTACGAGATAAGCAGGGAAGAGGCTGTGAGAAACGCTGGTAAGCTAATAAAGCGAGGGGCTGATGCTGTTAAGGTAGAGGGGCTGGAAGAGGTTGTTGATAAGGTTGAGGCGATGGTGAGATCTGGGATCCCGGTGATGGGGCATGTCGGTCTAAACCCCCAGAGATCCCTTGTTACTGGCCTCAGAATAAGGGGTAAAAAGGCTGAGGAGGCTGTGGAGATTATAGAGGCGTCAAAGGCTCTTGAGGAGGCAGGGGCCTTCTCAATAGTGATCGAATATACTGCATCAGAGATCGCTGAGGAGATCACCAAGAGGCTTAGCATACCAACTATATGCATAGGCTCGGGCCCCCACTGCGATGGGCAGATCCTTGTATTCCACGATCTGGTGGGGTTAAATCCCTCACCACCACCATTTGCCAAGCAATATCTAAGAGCATATCAGCTAATGCTAGACGCCCTAGCGCTATATGTTAAAGAGGTTAGAGAAGGGCTCTTCCCAGGCAGAGAGATGTACTGGTCAATGGATCCTGAAGAGCTGGAGAAGCTAAAGAAAGCGTTAAAGGAGAGAAGAAGCGGGGATAACACATCATTATCCTCCCCACCATAG